The DNA region TGATTTGTAGTTGCCGAAAAGCGCCATAATCGAGGAACAACCGGAACGCGGCAGTCCCACATTATAGGCATGAAACCTGCGTGAAATACGGCCGGGACTCTTTGTTTTATTCACCGGACCGTCCGCTACATTTTCCAACAAGCAGCGCAGCTCATTGGGCAGTACAAAGGCCGGGAAAGAGTGTTCCTTGATCACAAAGATACGTTTGTAGTAGATCTCGGTGGGCAATGAATAACCGCCGGGTGGGATATCCCACATTTGACTTGTATTTTTAGAGACATCTTCCAGGAAATCTACTGTTTGGCGTGGCCTGAGGGTTTTGCAGCAACGGCATAGATCAAGTACAGTGGTATCCCAGAGAAGAGTTTCTTTTCGTCCGGATTCTAATAAAGGGATACAGTACGTCAGAAAGGATTGAAAGTCTTGTTTTAGATAGGCTTTTTTCAGTCTTCCCCAGGCATATATTTCCTGCAAATGACCGTGACCGTCAAAGTATTCCCAGGCAGAGAATTGAGCAAAAAGCTCGTCGGTTTGCCGGTAGGCTTGTCTGCTCAGCATGCAGCCCACTTCACTTGCAAACTGTGCGATCAAGGCATATCTGGATGGTTCGGGTATAGCTTGTACAAGGCTGCTGCTCCATCCTTTGCCGATAGATAATTGCTCCCCATAACCGCAAAGATATGTGATAGCCTGCTGAGCCAAATGAACAGCTTGCTCTTCCGCACCGGTTTCCATACAGGTCCTGAGCCAAAGAAGAACTTGCTGCAGCCTGTTTATATGTAGGAAAGACAGAGTATGTTCCTGTTCTAAAAGCCGGTAGTTTTGCAGGGATTTTAAAATATTGTCCTGAGCAAGCCGGTAATTTTTAAGCTGAAAATCAAGTTCGGATTCTGCCTGTGCAATGCGCGCCGTGCCCAGTACCTGCAGCAAATCAGATTTTGCATTTTTGTGCAAATACTTGGAGGCCGTCCTGAAGGCCTCCCGGGAATCTATAAATAATGTCTGCCGGCGCAGATTAGTGCCCAGTCCGATAAGATGTATAATTGTTTTGTATACTTCCTGATCGGCTGACGACAGAGAATTATTAATAAATGATTCTGTTAATTTCCGACAAGATACATTGCCGTCTTGTTCAGCCAGTGGTACCGGCAAGTATCTTCCTTTTCTGCACGCCATTATAGAATGAACCAAAAGACTGTTAATATTAGGCATAATAAACACTTCTCTTTTCTGATGATTAAAGCTTTGATGGAGTTTCTGTTCACGCTAATCAACTTCCAGATACTCCATAATCGCTTTATAAATATCCGGTAAATGATAAAAATCTACAAGTTTGTCATGGCAGTGATGCTGTATTTTTTGCATATCTTGTACAGTAGCCCGGCTTGAGTGAAGCATATTATTGATTGGTTCTTGAACCAACTTTTGGTGCAGCTTATGCACATGCCTGTCTGTAAATGGATATTCCCTAATCTCCAAGGCAAAGCGTTCTTGCTTGGTGAAACCCTGTTGCTCCATTTCCTGCCAAATAGCGGTACCGGCCAGGCCGTATAAATGGGTAGAAAAAACGTCCCTGGAAGCTCCAAAAACAGCCAAAAAGCGAATATTATCGATCAGCTCATGTATTGTCATCTCAAAGTGCGAAAACAAAATGATGTTGGCATTAATCTTTACACTGGATGAATAGTTTGTTTTGAGCTTACAAAGTGTTTGGGTGGCCTTTTCATTGATCTGGGGTGTTGTTGTCCTGCCCAGAAGGTCCAACAAACGTTGAGCGTTAGCTTCAATACCGATTTCTATAAAGATAAGATCTATATACCTGCTTGCAAAATATCTTTCCAGCACCTGCTGATTACGTAATACATCGTTAGGACGGCCAACTAAAGCAATCTGAATATAAAGTTGGCGGTATTCAATTTCATCCAGAACGCCGGCCAATAATTTCCCATTGGTCAACGAGTTGGCATTACCGATATTGAAACGGTCATAACCTTTATCTATCCAGTGTTCAATTTCTTCTGCGATGCGTTTTGCAGTCTTAAAGCGCATGCGGGAATTTTCCTGGCAGTATTTACACTTGCCGTAACAACCACGGGAAAGCTCAATAAACACTAGATCATTCATAACAGCAAGGTTTCCCGGATATGGAAGATCATCCATATTTAAATAGGCAGCCGGAGGCCGTATTTGAATCTTATTGTCGAAATCCCGGTAGGCAATTCCGTCCAACTGAGCAAATAATTCCGGTTCGTCGCATGATTTCAGCAGCTTATATAACCTTTTTTCCCCTTCATCCATGATTACATAATCTATACCGGGATTTTTTTGCAGCAGCCATTCCGGCAGGGCCGATGCAGTCCAACCGCCCCATATAATCATTTTGTCCTGCAGTTTATCAGTCCAATATGCGGCAAATTCATAGGAAAAATCAGAAACAGAAAAAGCAAACACAGGAGATGAATCCTTATATTCGTCAACCTGGTTGTGATTAATCACTCTACAGTTAACGCCGTGGCTTTGTAGATAGGCTTCAATAGAAGCCAATCCCATGTTGCAGTTTTGTCGATCATTAAATATCAGGGTATTCAAATTCACTAAGATAATATCTTTCATAAATAATAATTCACCTTCCGCACTCTAAGGAGCAAAAATATCCGAATCCCATGGTCTCTTGAACCTGTTTCCATGCGCGGCATTGTAAAGCTGAGCATGGGCAAAGATTTGTTCTGCAGTATCCAGAGCCGGCCACAAGGCCCAATTGAGTTCTTCCAATGATTTTCCCTTAAGCAGCATAGAATGGCGATCGTATTCCGCTGTACCGGGAATTAAGGCCACCGGAGCTATCTCGGCAATTGCACCCAAATCATTTATTTCTTTAATGATGGATGCAATATCAATTAAGCAGTCATCTTTAAAGCCAACTGGAAAAGAACAATGAAAATCGGAAAGATTAAAACCGTTTTTTTGAAATATTTCTACCGCTCTGTGAAAATGTTCGGCGCCGTAACTTTTTTGTATTTGAGCATTTGTTTCTTTTTCTAATTCCCTGGGCAAAGTCATACCGCGCACATTTGCTTCTTTCATCAATTCAGCCAGCCCGCCGGTCACTTTATCCGGTTGAATCCCACCGTAAAAATAGAGGTTCGCCTCCAATTTTTTTTCAATGCATGCCCTTAAAAAATCTTCCAGATCATAATTGGCTACATTGGGGTCGATATTAATAAAATCTATTACTCCATATAACTCTTTTTTTTGTTGGAGATCGTCAACAAGAGCCTGCACATCAAATCTGACAACTTCTTTGAACAGTTTACTGTTTACGCAGTGGGAGCAATTATTTTCACACCCCAAATCCAATTGAAACACAATATACTCCAGGGGTGCTTTAAATAATGAATAGTCCGGGAAAAGCGTCTTGGCCTCAGGGATAAGTCCGCCATGTATGAGTGCTTTGCTTTTTTGTTGAGCATGCTCCGGGAAAAGCGTAGCATAGTTTCCTCCCAAAAGGAGTAAAGCTTCCGGGAAAACCGTGCTCACAGTGCGGATTACCTGATGTGCCAATTCGTTATTAAACGTCATGTGGCAGGAAATCCAGACTTCTTCAGGCGGGTCCTGTTTTTGCAGTTCCTGCTCCAGCCAGGACATGGGCTTGCCCAGAATGAACGTATCAATATACAAATTAAGATTATTAGTACCAAGGGGCATTTTTTTATAAAATTGTAATGAAGTAATTTTATTGACTGCATAATCCATGCAATCAATAAAGGCCACTTGATGGCCCAATTGTTGCTGCCAGGCGATAAGTTTTAAAATACTTGTGGGATGTGCAAATGAATACCAGCCTTGCTGGCATTCATTGACACAGACCACCGGCGGGTTAATGAAAAGGACTTTTTTCATCTCATCCTCCAGTTCATTGAATAAACCACTTACTGTTAAAATGTATACCCGGTCTATAAACGGCCAAGTATGCCTTGGCATCAGTAGGACAACCGCCGTCCCAGCCCAGTTTGATATGATGAATCATTTTGAATAAAGACAAGCACAGGGCATTATCGGATGTTTCCCTGCGTTTTGCAGGCAGAGGGACTGCCCCCGGATACTGCAGCAATCCTTTACGTTTGCCGGGATGACACTGTACGAACTCCTGCATCAAATCCAGCAATACTGCCCACTGCTCGGGACTTTCATTATCCCAGTCCATATAGCACTCAATGCCAATTTTTGAGGCCGGGCCATCTTCCGTAAGGTTTAGGTCAATAGCCAAAGCCCGCAACAATGGGGTCAACCTGTGCAAAAATTCCGATAAAGCAAGCTTGTCTCCCCTCCAGCCAACATCAGACAACCAAACGGGAATGACCTCGGGATGCAGTTGATTCACACAAACCCGGATATCCCTGCTGGGCCTGCCCAGCATTGAACCTAACTGAAACAATTGACCCGCAGGCGGTATGCTATTCATAAAAGATTGCAGGTCTGCTAAAAGAAAACCCGGAATGTGCAGTAGATCAGATGCGTAATGTAGTATTTCCGCACGTTCCGGCCTGGATAATTCCTTACTGCGCAGGCCCAGAAAAACAGAAGGATTACGAATGAGATGTGCTGCAAAATCGTGCGAGGTTAGTTGTTCTGTATCAAATTCCAGCCACAAATTGCAAATGTGCTTATTTAATATGTTTGCCTCATGAGCCCATTGGCCGGCAAA from Bacillota bacterium includes:
- a CDS encoding sulfotransferase, with protein sequence MPNINSLLVHSIMACRKGRYLPVPLAEQDGNVSCRKLTESFINNSLSSADQEVYKTIIHLIGLGTNLRRQTLFIDSREAFRTASKYLHKNAKSDLLQVLGTARIAQAESELDFQLKNYRLAQDNILKSLQNYRLLEQEHTLSFLHINRLQQVLLWLRTCMETGAEEQAVHLAQQAITYLCGYGEQLSIGKGWSSSLVQAIPEPSRYALIAQFASEVGCMLSRQAYRQTDELFAQFSAWEYFDGHGHLQEIYAWGRLKKAYLKQDFQSFLTYCIPLLESGRKETLLWDTTVLDLCRCCKTLRPRQTVDFLEDVSKNTSQMWDIPPGGYSLPTEIYYKRIFVIKEHSFPAFVLPNELRCLLENVADGPVNKTKSPGRISRRFHAYNVGLPRSGCSSIMALFGNYKSIAEYKERESVELITAWKDGWINEETLRSYIRYRHEIGQLEMDTASFNHFYLRILIEEYPQAKFIFTVRDCYTWVNSFLKMISRWKKHFLDIGQDMPDWMLNYGRILFGEYDWQWFNSYEALQEHLDPLVEMFIKSWAVYNLRVLDILPPERSIIISTSEISCSQAKLAGFVGVTVDSITENHHINIAPDKIDLLKDYGREKFDAICFKYGQQVMERIEIHNREG